A window from Gottschalkiaceae bacterium SANA encodes these proteins:
- the ndk gene encoding nucleoside-diphosphate kinase, which translates to MERSLVIIKPDGVSRGLIGEIISSYERKGFHIVAGKLIKPEREIVEYHYDVHRGKSFFSDLINYFMEGQIFVLVVEGENVVELVRRIHGDKNPSCAMPGTIRGMYACSTTRNIVHASDSLGAAAREISIWFPNLDED; encoded by the coding sequence ATGGAAAGATCATTGGTCATTATCAAACCTGATGGAGTATCTCGCGGATTGATCGGAGAAATCATCAGTAGCTATGAGCGAAAAGGCTTTCATATTGTTGCAGGAAAGCTGATCAAACCAGAACGAGAAATTGTGGAGTATCACTATGATGTGCATCGCGGCAAGTCCTTTTTTAGCGACTTGATCAACTACTTTATGGAGGGGCAAATTTTTGTCTTGGTCGTAGAAGGGGAGAACGTCGTAGAGTTGGTTCGCCGTATTCATGGAGACAAGAATCCAAGTTGTGCCATGCCCGGCACCATACGCGGAATGTATGCCTGTAGCACAACAAGAAATATCGTGCATGCTTCCGATAGTTTGGGCGCTGCAGCTCGAGAAATTTCCATTTGGTTTCCTAATTTGGATGAAGACTAA
- a CDS encoding TldD/PmbA family protein, with protein MKQFWEAFLIEARSKGIDEVEMMMQRSKNFSINVYESKLEKYLLSEDGGYAFRGKVNGKMGSVYTELLNLELIEELVDTLIENAQSIDSADPVFLYPGKGIAMESDLRKASDGNEAEKIEFAMELEKAALQFDPRIHKVTNSFFAEQESEYQLMNSHGLSCSEQDRYFMAYSYLTAEEDGDRQTAFAFQLSRDFRELNPQTIAREAAAEAISILHPKRILSGSYEAVLENRVVVDFLESFGSIFSADAVQKGLSRMKGKLNEKVASSLITLVDDPTGAVGFLKQPFDSEGVKTQKKKVIDQGVLTTYLHNLKTANKAGIESTGNAHQSSYKGSMGISTSNFYMEPGMRSKESMIKEMKEGIVITEVQGLHSGLNPVSGDFSLAASGFLIKDGERDHAIHQITIAGNWFQLLQEIHEVGKDLWFGIPSGGHFGAPSIWLKSLSVAGE; from the coding sequence ATGAAGCAATTTTGGGAAGCCTTCCTAATCGAGGCAAGAAGCAAAGGCATTGATGAAGTCGAGATGATGATGCAACGTTCTAAAAATTTTAGCATCAACGTCTATGAATCGAAGTTGGAAAAATATCTACTCTCGGAAGATGGCGGATATGCTTTTCGCGGTAAAGTGAATGGAAAGATGGGCTCCGTATATACGGAATTGCTGAACCTGGAGTTGATCGAAGAATTAGTTGATACCTTGATTGAAAATGCTCAATCGATTGACTCAGCTGATCCTGTATTTCTTTATCCGGGTAAGGGAATAGCAATGGAATCTGATTTACGGAAAGCAAGTGATGGGAATGAAGCAGAAAAAATTGAATTTGCCATGGAGTTGGAAAAAGCTGCTTTGCAGTTCGATCCTCGTATCCACAAGGTAACCAATAGTTTTTTCGCCGAGCAGGAGAGCGAATATCAATTGATGAATAGTCATGGATTGTCCTGTTCTGAACAGGATCGCTATTTTATGGCTTATTCTTATCTGACGGCTGAAGAAGACGGAGATCGACAGACCGCTTTTGCTTTTCAACTCTCGCGTGATTTTCGAGAATTAAATCCACAGACCATTGCAAGGGAAGCGGCTGCAGAAGCCATTTCGATTCTTCATCCAAAACGAATTCTATCGGGAAGCTATGAAGCCGTTCTAGAGAACCGAGTTGTGGTTGATTTTCTTGAAAGCTTTGGCTCAATTTTTTCTGCAGATGCAGTACAAAAAGGCTTGTCTAGAATGAAGGGTAAACTCAATGAAAAAGTGGCATCTTCCTTGATCACCTTGGTGGATGACCCCACTGGCGCTGTTGGATTCTTAAAGCAACCCTTTGACTCAGAAGGGGTAAAAACCCAAAAGAAAAAAGTGATTGATCAGGGGGTATTGACAACCTATCTGCATAATTTGAAAACTGCAAATAAGGCGGGAATCGAATCAACAGGCAATGCACATCAAAGCTCTTACAAAGGATCTATGGGAATTTCAACTTCGAATTTCTATATGGAACCTGGGATGAGAAGCAAGGAAAGCATGATCAAGGAAATGAAAGAAGGTATTGTGATTACTGAAGTACAGGGGCTGCATTCTGGACTAAATCCGGTATCGGGTGATTTTTCTTTGGCTGCTTCCGGATTTTTAATCAAGGATGGAGAACGAGATCATGCGATTCATCAGATTACAATTGCCGGTAATTGGTTTCAATTGCTGCAAGAGATTCACGAGGTGGGCAAAGATCTTTGGTTTGGCATTCCATCGGGAGGACATTTTGGCGCACCATCGATTTGGTTGAAGTCCCTTAGTGTTGCGGGAGAATAA
- a CDS encoding DNA repair exonuclease gives MEIRFFHLADIHIGKCYSTHCLSHAHAESRRNETWGTFARICGRAKDEGVDFILIAGDLFDSHYCSLQDLLGVSELFASLSPISIYVIAGNHDPLGEKSVYHWVKWPKNVYVFSSQQFEKIELEEKNLTIWGKSWDRKEDSETCIVPIFNPDTKNLLMHHGDLDLEGSLYANLSSKNIQEGNFDYVALGHIHRPEISKKFTGAYAGSPEPLDFGEYGEHGYMDVRIKDGQTDIQFIPESSRKFIAFEIEASATDTVLSLATKIRSHVIDLQPSKDFFKVTVTGYWEGQFEMASNQLKALLQSEFYDLTIRDQTKPDLNIERLEQIYSDSAVGRYIRTIQSSNLDELVQKEALYIGLEALLKGKK, from the coding sequence ATGGAGATACGATTTTTTCATTTGGCAGATATTCATATCGGGAAATGCTATTCCACTCATTGCTTAAGCCATGCGCATGCTGAATCGAGGCGGAATGAAACCTGGGGAACCTTTGCGCGCATTTGCGGAAGGGCAAAGGACGAAGGCGTAGATTTTATTTTGATTGCAGGCGATCTTTTTGACAGTCACTATTGTAGTCTTCAAGATCTATTGGGTGTTTCGGAGCTTTTTGCTAGCCTGTCGCCTATTTCAATTTATGTGATCGCTGGCAATCATGATCCCTTGGGAGAAAAGAGTGTCTATCACTGGGTGAAATGGCCTAAAAATGTGTATGTGTTTTCTTCGCAGCAATTTGAAAAAATCGAGTTGGAAGAGAAGAATCTAACCATCTGGGGGAAAAGTTGGGACCGCAAAGAAGATTCTGAAACTTGTATCGTACCTATTTTTAATCCCGATACGAAAAATCTTCTTATGCATCATGGTGATCTTGATCTTGAAGGATCCCTCTATGCTAATTTGTCCTCGAAGAACATTCAGGAAGGAAATTTTGATTATGTCGCTTTAGGACATATTCATCGACCTGAAATCTCAAAAAAATTTACAGGGGCCTATGCGGGAAGTCCAGAACCCTTGGATTTTGGGGAGTATGGGGAACATGGCTATATGGATGTTCGCATAAAAGATGGGCAGACGGATATTCAATTCATTCCAGAAAGTAGTCGTAAATTTATCGCATTTGAGATTGAAGCTTCGGCAACAGATACTGTTCTTTCATTGGCAACAAAGATTCGTAGTCACGTTATTGATCTACAACCGAGTAAAGATTTTTTCAAGGTTACGGTCACAGGGTATTGGGAGGGGCAGTTCGAAATGGCTTCTAACCAGCTGAAGGCTTTATTACAGTCTGAATTCTATGATTTGACCATCCGTGATCAAACAAAGCCGGATTTGAACATCGAAAGGTTAGAACAAATCTATAGTGATTCGGCTGTTGGGCGATACATTCGAACAATTCAATCTTCAAATCTTGATGAATTGGTTCAAAAAGAAGCCTTGTATATTGGACTTGAAGCTTTGTTGAAAGGAAAAAAATGA
- a CDS encoding MetQ/NlpA family ABC transporter substrate-binding protein, protein MKKALQLLLLVACTMMLFGCQSTSDSSQVLRIGATPVPHVELLNQVKDVLKAQGIELEIVEFTDYVKPNLSLNDGEIDVNFFQHLPYLEDFNQERGLNLVSVAGIHVEPMGLYSDGLTSFEDLPDGAVISIPNDAVNGGRALLLLQSAGLITLDQEAGLEATEVDIVENPKNIKIQAIEAAQLPRTLVDVDAAVINGNYAIDAGLNPIEDALLLEDGNSPYVNILTTREDNADDPNVLALIKALQTEEIKSFIEETYDGAVVASFTK, encoded by the coding sequence ATGAAAAAAGCATTACAACTCTTACTCTTGGTGGCATGCACAATGATGCTTTTCGGTTGTCAAAGTACGTCCGATTCGTCACAAGTATTGCGCATTGGCGCAACCCCTGTTCCCCATGTAGAACTACTTAATCAAGTGAAAGATGTCCTGAAAGCTCAGGGTATCGAATTGGAAATCGTCGAATTCACCGACTATGTGAAGCCCAACCTTTCTCTCAACGATGGCGAGATTGATGTTAACTTTTTCCAACATCTTCCTTATCTAGAAGATTTCAACCAAGAAAGAGGTTTAAATCTCGTTTCCGTAGCAGGTATTCATGTAGAGCCCATGGGACTCTATTCTGACGGTTTAACGAGTTTTGAAGATCTGCCAGATGGGGCTGTCATCTCCATTCCAAACGATGCGGTCAATGGCGGAAGAGCTTTACTACTTCTTCAGAGCGCAGGATTGATTACCCTTGATCAAGAGGCAGGTTTGGAAGCAACAGAAGTTGACATTGTTGAGAATCCGAAGAACATAAAGATTCAAGCTATCGAGGCTGCGCAATTACCGCGTACCCTCGTGGATGTAGATGCTGCTGTCATCAATGGCAATTATGCAATCGATGCCGGTTTAAATCCAATTGAGGACGCACTGCTACTGGAAGATGGTAACTCACCTTACGTCAACATCTTGACAACAAGAGAAGACAATGCAGATGATCCAAATGTTCTTGCCCTGATAAAAGCCCTTCAAACAGAGGAAATCAAATCCTTTATTGAAGAGACCTATGATGGTGCTGTTGTAGCAAGCTTCACAAAATAG
- the truA_1 gene encoding tRNA pseudouridine(38-40) synthase TruA — protein sequence MTTFKMTIAYDGTKYQGWQRLGNTDMTIQGKIEAVLSRIYTRPILIDGSGRTDAGVHAKGQIASVELPKNRIDPKSLGEINHYLPEDIQIMSMEKADDRFHARFNAKQKIYRYRISVSPSGNVFERKEMIRIEEPLNLEAMRSAASYLIGEHDFQSFTAMKSKTKSTVRTIESITVTALSDEIQIDFLGSGFLRQQVRLMMGLLIQVAQGVVKPKAVKDILDEKSRANTRAVAPAKGLCLERVIY from the coding sequence ATGACAACTTTTAAAATGACCATTGCCTATGACGGCACGAAATATCAAGGATGGCAACGATTGGGTAATACTGATATGACCATTCAAGGAAAAATTGAAGCAGTTTTATCGAGAATATACACCCGTCCAATTTTGATCGACGGTTCAGGACGAACTGATGCCGGCGTTCATGCAAAGGGGCAGATTGCTTCTGTGGAACTACCGAAAAATCGAATTGATCCTAAGTCTTTGGGCGAAATCAACCATTATCTTCCGGAGGATATTCAAATCATGTCCATGGAAAAGGCGGATGATCGTTTCCATGCTAGATTTAATGCCAAGCAAAAGATTTATCGTTATCGAATTTCTGTTTCTCCATCTGGAAATGTGTTTGAGAGAAAAGAAATGATTCGGATTGAAGAGCCTCTGAACTTAGAGGCAATGCGCAGTGCTGCTAGCTATTTAATAGGCGAGCATGATTTTCAATCATTTACGGCCATGAAATCAAAGACAAAATCCACGGTTCGGACGATTGAGTCGATTACTGTTACAGCTTTGTCAGACGAAATACAAATCGATTTTTTAGGAAGTGGATTTCTGCGTCAGCAAGTACGCTTGATGATGGGACTTTTGATCCAGGTTGCCCAAGGCGTTGTTAAGCCGAAGGCGGTAAAAGATATTCTTGACGAAAAATCACGAGCCAATACGAGAGCAGTAGCTCCAGCAAAGGGTTTGTGTTTGGAGCGTGTCATCTACTAG
- a CDS encoding metallophosphoesterase, with translation MKIFGISDLHFDIRSEKPMSVFGKNWERHEERIVENWKQMIGEQDLILLPGDLSWAMHLREAIDHLKLLDDLPGIKCIGKGNHDYWWESLSKMNQLEFKSIHFIHNTSYKSGSVGIYGTRGWTSEDSQQFDEHDEKIVKRELQRLTLSLEQVKTSKTRIAMLHYPPFSFHGELNEFGRRIVENGTEICIYGHLHAEGHRFVREGKWGGTSFYCVSSDYLQFVPRLLKEIVG, from the coding sequence TTGAAAATATTTGGAATTTCTGATCTTCATTTTGACATCCGATCGGAAAAGCCGATGTCCGTATTCGGGAAAAATTGGGAGCGTCATGAAGAAAGAATAGTAGAAAATTGGAAACAAATGATTGGTGAGCAAGATCTGATTCTGCTTCCTGGGGATCTTTCTTGGGCTATGCATCTGCGTGAAGCCATTGATCATTTGAAACTGCTAGATGATTTGCCGGGAATCAAGTGCATCGGGAAAGGCAATCATGATTACTGGTGGGAATCATTATCAAAAATGAATCAATTAGAATTTAAAAGCATTCACTTTATTCATAACACTTCTTACAAATCGGGTTCGGTTGGAATCTATGGAACCCGCGGGTGGACTTCAGAGGATTCTCAGCAATTTGATGAGCATGATGAAAAGATTGTAAAACGTGAACTGCAACGTCTTACTCTTTCTTTGGAGCAGGTGAAAACGTCTAAAACAAGAATAGCTATGTTGCATTATCCGCCATTTTCCTTTCATGGGGAACTGAATGAGTTTGGAAGAAGGATTGTTGAAAACGGAACTGAGATTTGCATCTATGGTCATTTGCATGCGGAGGGACATCGTTTTGTCCGAGAAGGCAAATGGGGGGGAACAAGTTTTTATTGCGTGTCTTCTGATTATTTGCAATTTGTTCCACGGCTATTAAAGGAGATCGTAGGATGA
- a CDS encoding P1 family peptidase, which yields MKGFLIGHADDQVAKTGCTVLLCPEGAIAGVDVRGGAPGTRETALLDPRMTVECVHGVLLSGGSAFGLDAASGVMQYLEEQGIGFDTGVAKVPIVPAAVLFDLAVGQAAIRPTAKMGYHACVNAEDGIPLRGNIGAGTGATVGKEKGMHLAMKSGFGFSIFERDDFFVAAGIAVNSFGEIFSETGERIAGVQISENQTPDQKPFLGSNTTIGFILTNAIVTKSQANKLASVGHNGYARSIRPCHTPYDGDTLFCLSTAKIPFDFYSLCKVTEQVVASAVIDAVEQAESIPGFPAARGKG from the coding sequence ATGAAAGGATTTTTAATTGGTCATGCCGATGACCAAGTGGCGAAAACGGGTTGTACAGTTTTGCTTTGTCCGGAAGGTGCAATTGCTGGTGTCGATGTTCGCGGCGGAGCGCCGGGTACAAGAGAAACGGCACTGCTGGATCCGCGTATGACGGTGGAATGTGTGCATGGGGTGTTGCTCTCCGGTGGAAGCGCCTTTGGTTTGGATGCAGCATCGGGTGTGATGCAATATTTGGAAGAACAGGGAATCGGATTTGATACGGGTGTTGCGAAAGTACCAATTGTTCCAGCAGCCGTTCTCTTTGATTTAGCAGTCGGTCAAGCTGCGATTAGGCCAACCGCGAAAATGGGATATCATGCCTGTGTTAACGCGGAAGATGGAATTCCATTGCGAGGGAATATTGGTGCGGGGACAGGCGCAACTGTTGGCAAGGAAAAGGGCATGCATCTTGCGATGAAATCAGGATTTGGTTTTTCGATTTTTGAGAGGGATGATTTTTTTGTCGCGGCGGGAATTGCAGTCAATAGTTTTGGCGAGATTTTTTCAGAAACAGGAGAACGGATTGCAGGGGTGCAGATTTCTGAGAATCAAACGCCGGATCAAAAGCCATTTTTAGGAAGCAATACAACCATCGGTTTCATTTTAACCAATGCGATTGTTACCAAATCACAAGCGAATAAATTGGCTTCTGTTGGACATAATGGGTATGCACGATCCATACGGCCCTGTCATACCCCTTATGATGGAGACACGCTTTTTTGCCTGTCAACTGCAAAGATTCCTTTTGATTTTTATAGCCTGTGCAAAGTGACGGAGCAGGTTGTGGCTTCTGCAGTCATCGACGCGGTTGAACAAGCTGAATCGATACCTGGATTTCCAGCGGCAAGGGGGAAGGGATGA
- a CDS encoding FGGY-family carbohydrate kinase: protein MASKVVLSIDCGTQSVRAMLFNQKGELLDRVKKSFQPYTSPHLDWAEQDADQYWENLCQVTRSLQQKSPKLFEMVEAVTLTTQRDTAVFLDQSGRPLRPAIIWMDQRKLKKALPFNKTQALALRLTGMRETAITYNRNCPAHWVKVMEPEIWKNTERVLLLSGYLLFRMTGLYRDSDAAQAGKVPFNHKTRKWEPSFSIKGQIFQIPKGMLPELIEPGQRVGEIVERAASESAMPLGLPVIASASDKGCETIGSGCMDETTASISLGSQASIQTTTRRYFEPIRYIPPFAAMIPASFNPEIQVYKGYWMISWFEREFAEKEMQEAKELGVSPESLLNKRLAAVPAGSDGLILQPLWGAGIKKPEARGSILGFNDQHTRIHIYRAIIEGVGYALLEGAGQIEKKLGHSFTSIAISGGGSQSDAICQITANLFNIPVYRVQTHETSGLGAAIAGFVGLGVYDTFEEGIAKMVQKTDWFEPDPKEAKIYQLLYQRIYKKTYKQLKPLYKELRKIMKEINEE from the coding sequence ATGGCATCCAAGGTGGTATTATCTATCGATTGCGGCACCCAGAGTGTCCGCGCTATGCTCTTTAATCAAAAGGGAGAATTGCTGGATCGGGTAAAAAAAAGTTTTCAACCGTACACGTCACCACATTTGGATTGGGCGGAGCAGGATGCGGATCAGTATTGGGAAAATCTATGCCAAGTAACGCGAAGTCTTCAACAAAAGTCACCAAAATTATTTGAAATGGTGGAAGCAGTAACACTGACGACACAGAGAGACACGGCTGTATTTTTAGATCAGAGCGGGAGACCTCTTCGTCCTGCGATAATTTGGATGGATCAGAGAAAATTGAAGAAAGCACTTCCTTTTAATAAAACGCAAGCTTTGGCTCTTCGGTTGACGGGAATGCGGGAAACTGCGATCACATATAATCGAAATTGTCCGGCGCATTGGGTGAAAGTAATGGAGCCCGAAATTTGGAAAAACACAGAACGTGTTTTGTTGCTGTCGGGCTATCTGCTCTTTCGTATGACTGGCTTGTATCGGGACAGCGATGCTGCACAAGCAGGGAAGGTTCCTTTTAATCATAAAACGAGAAAATGGGAACCTAGTTTTTCGATCAAGGGACAGATTTTTCAAATTCCCAAAGGAATGCTTCCAGAACTGATTGAGCCAGGTCAAAGGGTCGGTGAGATCGTAGAGAGGGCGGCGAGTGAATCGGCTATGCCTCTTGGCTTGCCAGTTATTGCCTCAGCGTCGGACAAGGGCTGTGAGACGATTGGATCGGGATGCATGGATGAAACAACAGCGAGCATATCTTTAGGCTCTCAAGCCAGTATCCAAACAACAACAAGGCGTTATTTTGAACCCATACGATATATTCCACCCTTTGCAGCGATGATCCCCGCTAGTTTTAATCCAGAGATTCAAGTATATAAAGGGTATTGGATGATATCTTGGTTCGAACGGGAATTTGCAGAAAAGGAAATGCAAGAGGCAAAAGAATTGGGCGTGTCTCCAGAATCTCTTTTAAATAAGCGTTTAGCGGCTGTGCCTGCCGGGTCAGATGGATTAATTCTACAACCCTTATGGGGAGCTGGCATCAAGAAACCTGAAGCTAGGGGTTCAATTTTAGGATTTAATGATCAACATACACGCATTCATATTTATCGAGCGATTATAGAAGGTGTTGGATATGCCTTGCTGGAAGGAGCGGGACAGATTGAAAAAAAACTAGGTCATTCTTTTACATCGATTGCTATTTCCGGCGGTGGATCGCAAAGCGATGCCATTTGCCAGATTACGGCAAATCTTTTCAATATTCCCGTATATCGCGTGCAAACCCATGAAACATCGGGATTGGGTGCGGCCATAGCCGGTTTTGTTGGACTTGGTGTTTATGATACTTTCGAAGAGGGAATTGCAAAAATGGTTCAAAAAACCGATTGGTTTGAACCGGATCCCAAAGAGGCGAAGATCTACCAACTTCTATATCAAAGAATCTATAAAAAAACCTATAAGCAGTTGAAACCCTTATATAAAGAATTGAGAAAAATTATGAAGGAAATCAATGAAGAATAG
- a CDS encoding GntR family transcriptional regulator: MNPLDERPLYIQLKNDLLDQIKSGIWQEKDQIPTELELMELYHLGRDTVRKAVSILVQEGYLIKRRGKGTFVAKTQFSIGFEPLISLRYALQVRGLEETNVVLDQFIGTQPKGIADRARMPQLKESMRILRLRVVEGRPLAMEESVFSSQGINLEEVNPHESISRFLLQQWGNQIDRIEQIMTPKNPTKVEREQLELKENCQVLALERWIYVKKKESPISYVSFVIPMTEYDFSI, translated from the coding sequence ATGAATCCATTAGATGAAAGGCCCTTATACATTCAACTAAAAAACGATTTGTTGGATCAAATTAAGTCTGGAATTTGGCAGGAAAAGGATCAGATTCCGACGGAATTGGAGTTGATGGAACTCTATCATTTGGGCCGTGATACGGTTCGAAAGGCTGTCTCCATCCTGGTACAAGAGGGATATCTGATCAAGCGAAGAGGGAAGGGGACCTTTGTTGCAAAGACACAGTTCTCCATTGGGTTTGAACCCTTGATTAGCTTGCGTTATGCGCTTCAAGTGAGGGGCTTAGAAGAAACGAATGTGGTTTTGGATCAGTTTATCGGCACGCAACCGAAGGGAATCGCCGATCGGGCTCGCATGCCTCAGTTGAAAGAATCCATGCGGATTTTACGTTTGCGCGTTGTAGAAGGCCGCCCTTTGGCCATGGAAGAGTCGGTTTTTTCCTCTCAAGGAATCAACTTAGAGGAAGTGAATCCACATGAATCCATTTCGCGGTTTCTCTTGCAGCAATGGGGAAATCAAATCGATCGTATTGAGCAAATTATGACACCGAAGAACCCTACGAAAGTCGAGCGGGAACAATTGGAATTGAAGGAAAACTGTCAGGTTTTAGCTTTGGAACGATGGATTTATGTGAAAAAGAAGGAATCTCCCATCTCCTATGTTTCATTTGTGATTCCTATGACAGAATATGATTTTTCCATTTAA
- a CDS encoding TldD/PmbA family protein, protein MLISQITAQRVLETALETGADFSEIFVEKKRVNGVLMIGGDVETVQSGLDSGLGLRIIFGTQSLYGYTTDLKEETLLRLAKTLAAAVCESKKGILHPWIPKNEIVSPHPILISPGSIHMKNRIERMKEAHQFASAYDSIITQVSVRYADAVQDILIANSQGKWIEDQRTRTRFSISSVAEFQGEMQTGGFSPGAAQGYEFVQNLDVKAVAEESARVAVTMAKAEPCPAGNFPVIIDNGFGGVIFHEACGHGLEATSVAKNNSIFSNRLGEKIASEKVTAIDDGTIVNAWGSSLYDDEGDLQRKRILIDQGVLKSYMIDRLNGKRMGMEATGSARRESYKYAPTSRMSNTYIAAGTDSVESIFSATENGLYAKYMGGGSVNPITGEFNFSVMEGYLVKNGKIDCPVRGATLIGKGADILNQIDYVSDNLAHGQGMCGSSSGSIPANVGQPMIRVSGITVGGRKGEEA, encoded by the coding sequence ATGCTAATCAGTCAAATAACGGCACAGAGGGTATTGGAAACCGCGCTTGAAACTGGCGCTGACTTTTCGGAAATCTTTGTTGAAAAAAAGCGGGTGAATGGTGTCTTGATGATCGGTGGGGATGTTGAAACCGTGCAGAGTGGATTGGATTCAGGTTTGGGTCTTCGAATTATTTTTGGAACGCAAAGTCTTTACGGATACACGACGGATCTGAAGGAAGAGACTCTGCTTCGCTTGGCTAAAACATTAGCAGCAGCCGTATGTGAATCGAAAAAAGGGATTCTGCATCCGTGGATTCCAAAAAATGAAATCGTATCCCCTCATCCTATTCTGATATCTCCTGGATCGATTCATATGAAAAACCGAATTGAGAGAATGAAAGAAGCCCATCAATTTGCATCTGCTTATGATTCTATTATCACACAGGTTTCGGTACGATACGCCGATGCTGTGCAAGATATTTTGATTGCTAATAGTCAAGGAAAATGGATAGAGGATCAGCGGACAAGAACACGATTTTCAATCAGCAGTGTGGCAGAATTCCAAGGTGAAATGCAGACTGGCGGGTTTTCTCCGGGTGCCGCTCAAGGATATGAGTTTGTTCAGAACCTAGATGTGAAAGCGGTAGCTGAAGAATCGGCGCGGGTTGCGGTTACGATGGCAAAAGCTGAGCCTTGTCCGGCAGGGAATTTCCCTGTGATTATAGACAATGGCTTTGGAGGCGTAATTTTTCATGAAGCTTGTGGACATGGTCTGGAAGCGACATCGGTTGCCAAGAACAATTCCATTTTTTCTAATCGATTGGGTGAAAAAATTGCATCTGAAAAAGTCACGGCTATTGATGATGGTACCATTGTGAATGCTTGGGGCAGCAGTCTCTATGACGATGAAGGAGACTTGCAACGCAAGCGGATTCTTATTGATCAAGGCGTTTTAAAATCCTATATGATTGACCGTTTGAATGGAAAACGCATGGGAATGGAAGCGACGGGTTCTGCACGACGAGAGTCTTATAAATATGCGCCAACATCTCGTATGAGTAATACCTATATTGCAGCAGGAACAGACTCCGTTGAGTCCATATTTTCTGCAACAGAAAATGGACTCTATGCGAAATATATGGGTGGCGGATCAGTGAATCCCATCACTGGAGAATTCAACTTTTCCGTGATGGAAGGATATCTAGTAAAAAATGGGAAAATTGACTGTCCTGTACGCGGTGCCACCTTAATTGGAAAAGGGGCGGATATCTTGAATCAGATCGATTATGTATCGGACAATCTTGCCCATGGACAGGGAATGTGTGGCTCAAGTAGCGGTTCTATCCCTGCAAATGTTGGGCAACCAATGATTCGAGTTTCTGGCATCACAGTCGGTGGTCGAAAGGGGGAGGAAGCATGA
- the galU gene encoding UTP--glucose-1-phosphate uridylyltransferase GalU has translation MKIRKAVIPAAGFGTRFLPATKAQPKEMLPIVDKPSIQYIVEEALNSGIEEILIIVGRDKSSIINHFDRSVELELTLEKNQKDEALAMVREITNMVNIHFIRQKEALGLGHAILQAKTFVGNEPFAVLLGDDIVDHQVPCLKQLIDSYEQYQCSVVGVQSVEWDHVSKYGIVDGKEIASRTYEVKDMVEKPAREDAPSNVAILGRYILTPDIFGYLEETQPGAGNEIQLTDGIKKLCQGNRVLAYDFEGRRYDAGDKLGFLEATVEFGLKNPEIGDAFHTYLKNLIQGENNDNF, from the coding sequence ATGAAAATCAGAAAAGCAGTTATTCCTGCGGCTGGGTTTGGTACAAGATTTCTTCCAGCTACGAAAGCACAACCAAAAGAAATGTTACCCATCGTCGATAAACCATCGATTCAATATATTGTAGAAGAAGCATTGAATTCCGGCATCGAAGAAATCTTGATTATTGTGGGACGCGACAAGTCCTCCATCATCAATCATTTTGATCGATCCGTGGAACTTGAATTGACATTGGAGAAGAATCAGAAAGATGAAGCTTTAGCCATGGTCCGAGAGATAACAAACATGGTGAATATTCACTTTATTAGGCAAAAGGAAGCTTTGGGATTGGGGCATGCGATCCTTCAAGCGAAAACCTTTGTGGGTAATGAACCCTTTGCCGTCTTGCTGGGAGACGATATTGTTGATCATCAAGTGCCCTGTTTAAAACAATTGATTGATAGTTATGAGCAGTATCAATGCAGTGTGGTTGGCGTACAATCAGTTGAGTGGGATCATGTATCTAAATATGGTATTGTCGATGGAAAAGAAATTGCTTCTCGGACTTATGAAGTGAAAGACATGGTCGAAAAGCCAGCCAGGGAGGATGCGCCATCCAATGTAGCAATTCTGGGTCGATACATTTTGACACCTGATATTTTCGGGTATTTGGAGGAAACTCAACCGGGAGCTGGAAATGAAATTCAATTAACAGATGGAATTAAAAAACTTTGCCAAGGGAATCGAGTTTTGGCCTATGACTTCGAGGGAAGGCGATATGATGCCGGTGATAAACTTGGCTTCTTAGAAGCAACCGTTGAATTTGGACTGAAGAATCCAGAAATTGGCGACGCATTTCATACCTATTTAAAAAACCTAATACAAGGAGAAAATAATGACAACTTTTAA